The bacterium DNA segment TTGGGTAACACATATTATGAGGCAACGACGCCATTTCAAAAAAACCTTCGGTAACAATATTTATGAGCCAATGCGGCGGCAAGTGTGTGCCTTTTTTCCTCTTGACTTTCAGGCAAAGAAGCTTATTTTACAGGCCGTTTGCCGAAACAAGCGAATGTAGCTCAGCTGGTAGAGCATCGGCTTCCCAAGCCGAGTGTCGCGGGTTCGATCCCCGTCATTCGCTCCAGAATTGACCAATTCCACCAGTCAATGCCTGCCTGTAGCAGTACCGCTGTCGGAGGAGGAATGAGGCATAGCTGTGAGCGGCGAAGGCGGCACTGGCCCAAAGGACTTCGAGCATATGAATGAAGCGGCGGTTTCTGAGCCCGGCAGTAATATTTCAACCATCTCACCATTATACCCTTTTCCATTCCCGATCTGCATTCAATACCATTCCTTACCGAGTGGCTGCCTCTGTCAATCCAATTTCACCAATCAGAATTCAAGCGTTTAACCACAATGCTTTTGCATGGAGGAAGAACTATGTTCACAAATCAAACGCGGCGTGCGGCATTGAGTCTGGCGATATGCCTCCTGTTTGCCGGCAGCGTGCTGCAAGCACAAGTCGTGCAGACCGTGGGAACGAGCGGCGCTGTGGACTGGAGCCAGCAGAAAATCCGTTCAACGGGAATCGCTGCGCCGAATCCCAACTTGCCGTTTGGCGCGCAGCGTCCGGCCGCGTTGGAGGCCGCCAAGCTGGTTGCCCTGCGCAACTTGCTGCAGACGGTGAATGGCATGGCCATCACTTCGGAATCGACGGTCAAGAATATGGTTCTGGAGAACGATGAAATCCGCACGCGGGTGGAAGGATACGTGCGCGGCTTCACGGTGGTGGATACGCGCTACATGAGCGACACCTCGGTGGAAGTCGACGTCGAAGTTCCGCTCGCCGGTTTGGCGGAATTGCTGCTGCCGCCCGGCAAAGTGGTGCCGGTGGGTGGCACGCCGGCGGTGCCCGGAACCGTGGGCTATCCCAGCACGCCCGCGGCTGCGCCGGCTACCGGGGCGGCCACCGGCTTGATCATTGATGCCAAGGGCTTGTCGGTCACGCCGGCGATGGCGCCGAAAGTGCTCGATGAAGACGGCAACGAAGTCTACGGCTCGAAGTATGTCGATCGCGAATGGGCGGTGAAGCAGGGCATGGTCGGCTACGCGAAAGACGTGCCTTCGGCGCGCACCAATCAACGCGTGGCGCCCAATCCCGTGGTGGTGAAGGCGATCAAGGCCGTGGGCAACAACAAAGCCGATGTGGTGATCTCCAATCAAGATGCGCAAACGCTCAAGCAGCGTGCTGAGAGCGAAAGCTTCCTCACCAAATGCCAGGTGATGGTGGTGGTTGACTGAGCCGCGGCCTTGCCGCGGAAAAGCACGCACAGCGGCCAGCCTGCTGACCGGTGTGATCGAGGTTTTTGCGCGGCGCGGCCTGGCTCGATCATGCGACACATCAATCATGAATACCTCAACACACTCGAATCATGAGGAGGGTTTTATGAGGAGTACATTCCTACGCCGGCTCACTTCCTTGTTCGTCGTGGCGCTGCTGGCCGGCCAATGGGCCTGCGGCCCCAAGGCCATCAAGAAGGAATCGGTGCTGGATACGCCCGACAATCATTTCAGCATCGGCATGCGCCGGCTGGACGGCGGCAATCTCGCCGAGGCCAAACAAGCCTTCACGCGCGCCAAGCAGCTCGACCCCAAATACGCCGAAGCCGACGCCGGCTTGGGTCTGGCGTACGCCTATGAGGGCAACTTCGACCTGGCGATGAAATCGGTCGATGAGGCGCTCGGCAAGAACGACAAGTCCATCGAATCCCGCATCATCAAAGGCCGCATCACCAGCATGCGGGTGGCCTCGTTGCAGAGTGATCCCGAGAAGAATCAGGAGAAGATCAGCGATTGGACCAAGAATGCGGTCGAGGAGTTTGACCGCGCGCTGAAAGTGAACCCCAACAGCGACAAGGCGCTCTTCTACAAGGGCGAAGCCTACAAGACCGCATATCAATTCGGACCCGCAGCCGAGGCCTACAGCAAGGCCATCGCGCTGAAGGGCGAGTTTGCCGGCCGCGCCGATGCCGAGTATGCCACCATGCAAAAGATTCAGCGCGCCGCGCCCGGCACCAAGATCGGCATGAAGATCGCCCTCATCCCGGAGATCGACCGGGCGGACTTGGCGGTGTTGTTGCTGGAAGAGTTGAAGCTCGAAGAAGTCTTCAAGAAAAAGCAGCAGCCCTCCTATGACACCGGTTTCAAAGCGCCCACCGACCCGACCAAGATGGAACAGCCCACTGCGGCGGCCTTGCCCGCGGTGACTGACGTCGCGAATCATTGGGCCAAAAACTGGATCCAGGACATCGTCCGCATCGGCGGCATGGAAGCCTTCCCGGATCACACCTTCCAGCCGGATGTGAAGATCACCCGCGCCAACTATGCCCAGACCATGCAATCCATCCTGATTGCGGTCACCGGTGATCAGTCGCTGAAGACCAAGTACTTCGGCGGCCAGTCCCGCTTTCCGGACATGCGCAGCGATCACTTCGCTTACAACGCCGCAGCCTTGATGGCAGAGCGCGGCATTATGAACGCGGACAAGATCACCGGCGCATTCAACCCGGATGGCCACATCTCCGGCGCGGATGCGTTGCTGGTGATCCGCGAATTTCAGAATGCCCTGCGCATTACCTTCTGATTTCCGGCACTCGCTGCTCAGAAAACCTCGGCGGGAAGAAAAGTCCGGCTTGGCCTCACCGGCGGGATTTGCTTTCGTCCGAGGTTTTCTGCTGTTACCACCTTCCGGAAACGGCGGCTGCGGCTGCGCCTTTTCCATGAGGGCGGGTGAAACGATTCGCCGCAGGCAATTGGGCGGCGGATGCCAATCTGCGAACATTCTAAAGCAAGAGGGATAACCGTGCCAACACAAAACTGGATGACCAAAGCGATTCTGGCGCTCGCGCTGGCGGGCGTCGCGCTGGCGGCCTGGCCGCAGGCGGCGCGATCGCAAACTGCCGAGATCACCGTGGTCGGCTTGGGCGCGGTGCTGGCGGGCGACATGGCGGCAGCGCGCGACAAGGCCATTGACGACGCCATGCGCAAGGCCGTGCAACAGGCGCTCGGCACCAACATCAAGTCCGAAACTTTGGTGCAGAACTATCAAATGGTCGAAGACCGCATCCTGGCCTGGTCGGCGGGCTACGTCAGCAAATACGACATTCTGCGCGAAGGCGCCGGCAAGTATGACACCTACGAAGTCGAGATGCGCGCCACCGTCAATCTCAGCGATTTGAAGAATGACGACAGCGCCCTGGCCGAACTGCTGCAGAAAGAGAATCCGCGCGTGATGGTGATGATCGCCGAGCAAAACATCGGCGAGAGCGACCGCTGGTATTATTTTCAGGTTGACATGACCGCGGCCGAGACGGCGATCATCGACGCGTTTCGCGGCAAGGGTTTTGAAGTCGTGGATCCGGCGCAGGCCAAGGAAAACCAGAATCGCGATCAGGTGCTGGCGGCGATCGAAGGCGATGCGCGCATGGCCGCGGCCATCGCCACGGCGCAACAGGCCGAACTGATCATCACCGGCAAAGCCGTGGCCACCGTGGCGAAGACCACGGTGAATCTCGGCGGCATGAAATCCTGCCAGGCCAACATTACCGCCAAGGTGGTGCGCGCCGGTGATGCCCGCATCATCGCCACTGCCAGCGACAACGCCGCGGCGCCGCACATCGATGAAGTCACCGGCGGCACCAAGGCGATTGAAAAAGCCGCCAAAAAAGTCAGCGAAACCCTGCTCACCAAAGTCGTGGCCGAAGCACAGAAGAATTTCTACAACGAAAACAACATCAGTATGCAGGTGCAGGGGCACCAAAACTACGCTGAGCTGCAGCGGTTCATCAGCACCATGAAGCTCAACATGCGCGGTCTGCGCAATGTGTACGAGCGCAACACTGCCGGCGGCGTGGCCATGCTGGACGTCAAGATTCTCGGCACGGCGGCGCAGCTTGCCCGCGAGCTGGCCAACAAGGAGCTATCGCCTTTCACCGTCGATATCGTCAAAGTCATGCCCAACCGGATCGACCTCAAGATCAAACAGGCGGCGCAGGCCAGCGAGCCGGTCGAGGCCGCACCGGATTCATCGAGTTACTAGAGGCCTGGGGAAGCCGGTCAGTTTTGCCAGTGTGATGGCCGGTTGGAACTGGCTGTACAGGCGGCACAATCAGCCAGGCGGGCGGGAAGCATCTGCCCGGCCATGGCGAACCAATCAACCTTCGCAACTCTCAACCACATGGAGTCATCATGAATGTTCAAACCCTGAAGCGCACCGGCATCATTTTGGTGTCGTTCCTGGCGGTGGCACTGGCCACGGGCAGCGCGCAGGAAAAAACCGGCGGCAAGAAACGCGTGGCGGTTTTTTCTTTTGAAGACAAGACCGATCATCGCAATCATTGGTACTGGTGGACGGGCCAGTCGGTGGGCGAAGGCATGAGCGACATGCTGATCACGACCCTGGTGAAAAGCGGCAAATACCGGGTGATGGAACGCGCCGAGATGGACAAGCTGCTGCAGGAACAGGGCCTGGGCATGTCGGGCGTGGTCAGTCCGCAAACCGCAGCGCAGGCCGGCAAAATGCTGGGCGTTGAGCTTGCCATCATCGGCGCGGTCACCGAGTTCGGTTACAAAAAAATGTCGACCGGCGGCGCGTTGAAAAAGATCGGCATCGGCGCCAGCGTGGGCAAACAGAGCGCGGTGGTGGCGGCGGACGTCCGCTTCGTTGATATCAGTAGCGGTGAGATTTTGAACGCGGAAAGCGTGCGCAAGGAGAAATCCAAGACCGATGTCGGCGTCGATGTGCCCGATCTGCGCTTTGAAAGCGAAACCCAGTTCGACCAGTCGCTGGTGGGCAAGGCCACGCGCGAGGCGATCGATGAGATCGTGAAGCTGCTCGGCCAACAGGGCGGCGGCGTGTGGTCGGCCAAGGTGATCACGGTGAAGGACGGCAACATCATCATCAATTCCGGCAAGGAAAACGGCGTGAATGTCGGCGATGTGTTCGTGGTGGTGCGGCCCGGTGAAGAATTGATCGATCCGGACACCGGCGAATCGCTCGGCGCTTCCGAGGAGACCGTCGGCGAGATCAAAGTGACGGACAACAACTTCGGCGGCAAAGGCCGGGCCTCGGCCTGCATGACGGTGAAAGGCAGCGGTTTTGCGGCCGGCGACATCGTAAAAGAAAAAGGCAAAACCAAAGACTAAGACAGTTGTGTTCCGGGCCGGTTGCGCGCCGCAGCCGGTCCGCCCATCTTGACTCGTGGAGGGAGGCAAGACAACCCGCAGCTTCGCATTCATCCAACCCAAGGAGAGCCTCTCATGAAGGTTTCACGTTCCTCCACCTTGCTCAGCGTTTTTCTACTCTTCCCTATTCTCGCCTGGTGTGCCAGCCCGGGGGTAAAGCACAGCACCATCACCACCATGAAGTTTCACGGCTTCATGGGCACGATGATGAAGATGGCCGGCGGTGACAAGCCGCATGCCAGCACCACTTACGTGCAGCGCCATCAACAACGCAGCGACCAAATGGACGAGAAGGGCACCCTGGTTCGTTCGACCATCATCGATCTCGATCGCGAAGTCTACATTACCATCGAGCACAAGAAAAAAGAGTACAGCGAGATGACTTTCGCGGAATTCAAAGAGATGATGAACAAAATGAAGAGCCAGCTCGGGACGCCGCAGGCGGAAGCCGGCCAGAAACCAGCGGACGTGAAAGTCGACTTTGATGTCAAAGTCGACCGCACCGGCGAAAAGAAATCCATTGCCGGTTTCAACACCGAGAAAGTCATTCTCACCATGACCGCGGTCGGCGAGAAAGCCGCGACCGCAACGGAACAAGGCGGCACCGGCACGATGGTGGTGACGTCGACGATGTGGGTGACCAAAGATGCCAAGGGTTACGAGGAGCAGATGGCGTTTTGGCGGTTGTTCGGCGAGAAGATGGGCATGGACATGAGCGGCGGCGGCCAGAACATGATGGCCGGTCTGCAGGCCAATCCGCAGCTCGCAAAGGCAGTCGCAAAACTGGCGGAAGAAAGCCGCAAGCTGCAGGGATTTGCGGTTTTGGTGGAAAGCAAATTTGAAACGCAGGCCAAAGCCGGCGCACCGGCAGCCGAAGCCCAGGGCGCACCCCGGAGCGGCGGCGGCATGCTCGGCGGTTTGGGCAAGAAGCTCATGAAGGTCCCGGCCTCTGACGAGCCTGGCAGCGGCGGCGTGCTGTATGAGACCAGGGTCGAAACCACGGCATACGAAACCGGCAGCTATCCGGCAGACCTGTTCACCGTGCCCGCCGGCTTCAAAGCGGTCAAATCGCCGATGATGCGCTAACCTTTTCGCTCAGGCAAAGATCATGCGACGACAACTGGGATTCTCAGCAATTGCCTTGACAGCCGTGCTGCTGGCCGGTGGCAGCGCTGAACCACCTGCGGCGGACGCCCTTGGCTCGGTCAGTTTCATACTCGGCAAGCCGGAGGAAGTGACGGTGTTGCGCCGGGAGAGCGCCAGATGGCAACCGGCGCAACTCAAGATGCCGCTGCAATCCGGTGATCAAATTCAAACGGCCGCGGAAGCGCGCTGTGAAGTGAAGCTCAACGACGGCAGCGTGGTGCGCCTCGGGGAGCGCTCGCATTTCACCTTCGATCAAGCCCAGCTCACGGCCGGCAACCGGCAGGTCGAGGGCAGCTTGCTGAGCGGCAAGCTGTGGGCTTGGGTGAGCAAGCTCAAATGGGGCCGCGACCGCTTCGACATCAAATCGCCGACCGCGGTGTGCGCGGTGCGCGGCACAATTTATCGCATGGAAGCCGACAGCACCACGCGCGTCGCGGTGTACGACGGCCAGGTCGATATCGGGCCGACCGCGAATTTGCGGCAGCGCCTGCAACAACCGGCGCGGCCGGTCGGCCCGCCGCAGCCGGTGCCGGGGCCCACGGAAATTCCCGGGCCCTATGAAGTCTCACTGGACCAGTGGATTCGGCTGGTGGCCGGCTTTCAAATCGAAATCCGCGACAACGGCCGCTATGCGAAAGCGAGCATCGATTCCACTGCCGAGGCCGGCAACGACTGGGTGCAGTGGAACCGGCAACGCGATCGCGAGCTGCAGCGCTGAAGTTTTGGTTTGACTGCAACATGGCGAATGCTTATATTGCGCGCGCTCGTCAAGAAATTGACGAGCGTTTTATTTTTGGGCCGTCGCGTGATCCTGGCGACGGCGAAATCAGCCGGCGGACTGTCCGGCAGCTCACGGCGGCACCGACACAGATTGCATCAGCGCGCCGCCTGATCCCATTTTCCGCAGCAAAAACGAACGCATGAAAATAATCTCCATCGATCCGGCCAGCACCGGCGCAGAGCTGGGTCTGCAACCCGACGATGAGCTGGTGCGCATCAACGGCCAGCGCGTGCGCGACCTGCTCGACTACCGCTTTCTCATTACCGCAGACGAAGTCGAACTCGAAGTCAAGCGCCAGGGCGAAACCATCATCTATGAAATCGAGAAAGATCAGGATGACAGCCTCGGCCTCAATTTCGAGCCGTTGAAGATTCGCGGGTGCGGCAACGATTGCGTGTTCTGCTTCGTCGATCAAAATCCCAAGGGCATGCGCCAGTCGATGTATTTCCGCGACGAGGATTTCCGGCTGTCGTTTCTCGCCGGCCACTACGTCACGCTCTCCAACATTGCCAACGCCGACCTGCGCCGCATCGTGCAGCAGCGCATGTCGCCGCTGTTCATCTCGGTGCATGCCACCGACCCCGCCGTGCGAAAATTCCTACTCGGCATTGACTTCGACGACCGGCTGCTCGACAAGATCACCTATCTCACCGAACACGGCATCGTGCTGAATACCCAGATCGTGCTCTGCCCGGAGGTCAACGACGGCGCCGTGCTGGACAAGACCTTGAAGGATCTGGCCCAATTCCATCCCGCGCTGCGCAGCGTTGCAGTTGTGCCGGTAGGACTCACCAGGCACCGCGAGGGTTTGACGCCGATCAAGCCGGTGACCGAAGCGTATGCCCGCCAGACGCTGCGCCTGCTCGACCGTTATGCCGCGGAATTCCTCCCGCAATTGAACACACACTTCATCTATGCCTCGGATGAATTCTACCTCCTCGCCCGGCAGCCGCTGCCGCCGATGGAACGCTACGATGCCTTCGATCAAATGGAAAACGGCGTCGGCATGTTGCGCGATCTGCTCAGCGATTTCCACAACCGGCAGGCCGGCCGCCTGCCGCGGGCCTTGGCGCAGCCGGCCAAGGTGACGCTGGTGACCGCCACTCTCGCCGGCGGCTTCCTTCAGGAGAACCTCCTGCCCCGCCTGGCGCAGATCAAAAATTTCACCGCCGAGCTGGTGGTGGTCGAGAATAAATTCTACGGCAAGAGCATTACCGTCACCGGCCTGCTCACCGGCCAGGACATTTATGGCGCGCTGGCACAGCGCGACCTGGGCGCAGCCGTGTTTCTGCCCAAGAGTTGCTTGAACGACAACGAGATTTTTCTCGACGATTGGAAGCTGCACGACCTGGCGCAACGGTTGGCGGTGCCGGTGGTGGCCTTGCAGAATGATTTCAGTCAAATATTTCCGGTATTGGCGACGCAGAATGCCGCGCGGCCGCAGCAGGAGCAGCGCCGGAAGGCCGAGGCTGCAATTGCATGAGCCGCTGGCCAGGCGGCCGGCAGCGCTTACTCTTCGCACGAATCGATTCACGCCCTGATGAACACAAAAAAAAAGCCGGTGGTTGCGATCATTGGCCGTCCCAATGTCGGCAAGTCCACCCTGTTCAATCGCATTGTCGGCAAACGCGTGGCGATCGTGCATGATTTGCCCGGCGTCACGCGCGACCGCAACTACGCCGAAGCGGAATGGTCGGGGCATGAATTTGTTTTGATCGACACTGGCGGCTTCTTCGCGGGCAGCGCGGATGTCATCGACCAGGCGGTACTGCGCCAGATTAACGATGCCGTGGCCGAGGCGCACAGCCTGGTCTTCGTCACCGATGCCCGCAGCGGCATCACCGCCATGGATCAGGAGATTGCGCGCACGCTGCGGCAGAGCGGCAAGCCGGTGATGCTGGCAGTGAACAAGATCGACGACAACAGCCATCTGCCGGAGCTCGCGGAATTCTATGGCCTCGGGTTGGGCGAGCCGTATCCGATTTCGGCCGTCTCCGGCACGCGCGTCGGAGACTTTCTCGATCTGCTGGTGGAGAGTCTGCCGCCCCACGGCCGGAAGCCGGCGGAGCCGGAGGCGGTCAGCGCGCCCGAGAGCGTGCCCGGCGATTTGCGCCTGGCCATCGTGGGCCGGCCGAACGTCGGCAAATCCTCGCTGGTGAATGCGCTGTTGGGCCACGAGAAAGTGATCGTGACCGACATTCCCGGCACCACGCGCGATGCCATCGACACCGTACTGCGCTACAAGAACCGCAATCTCATTCTGATCGATACGGCCGGCTTGCGCAAAACCTCACGCGTGAAGGAGGCGGTGGAATTCTACAGCACGGTGCGCACCCGTGACGCGATCCGCCGCTGCGACGTGGCCGTGGTGGTGGCGGATGCCACCGAAGGCATCACCG contains these protein-coding regions:
- a CDS encoding LPP20 family lipoprotein; this translates as MFTNQTRRAALSLAICLLFAGSVLQAQVVQTVGTSGAVDWSQQKIRSTGIAAPNPNLPFGAQRPAALEAAKLVALRNLLQTVNGMAITSESTVKNMVLENDEIRTRVEGYVRGFTVVDTRYMSDTSVEVDVEVPLAGLAELLLPPGKVVPVGGTPAVPGTVGYPSTPAAAPATGAATGLIIDAKGLSVTPAMAPKVLDEDGNEVYGSKYVDREWAVKQGMVGYAKDVPSARTNQRVAPNPVVVKAIKAVGNNKADVVISNQDAQTLKQRAESESFLTKCQVMVVVD
- a CDS encoding DUF4412 domain-containing protein, whose translation is MKVSRSSTLLSVFLLFPILAWCASPGVKHSTITTMKFHGFMGTMMKMAGGDKPHASTTYVQRHQQRSDQMDEKGTLVRSTIIDLDREVYITIEHKKKEYSEMTFAEFKEMMNKMKSQLGTPQAEAGQKPADVKVDFDVKVDRTGEKKSIAGFNTEKVILTMTAVGEKAATATEQGGTGTMVVTSTMWVTKDAKGYEEQMAFWRLFGEKMGMDMSGGGQNMMAGLQANPQLAKAVAKLAEESRKLQGFAVLVESKFETQAKAGAPAAEAQGAPRSGGGMLGGLGKKLMKVPASDEPGSGGVLYETRVETTAYETGSYPADLFTVPAGFKAVKSPMMR
- the der gene encoding ribosome biogenesis GTPase Der, which produces MNTKKKPVVAIIGRPNVGKSTLFNRIVGKRVAIVHDLPGVTRDRNYAEAEWSGHEFVLIDTGGFFAGSADVIDQAVLRQINDAVAEAHSLVFVTDARSGITAMDQEIARTLRQSGKPVMLAVNKIDDNSHLPELAEFYGLGLGEPYPISAVSGTRVGDFLDLLVESLPPHGRKPAEPEAVSAPESVPGDLRLAIVGRPNVGKSSLVNALLGHEKVIVTDIPGTTRDAIDTVLRYKNRNLILIDTAGLRKTSRVKEAVEFYSTVRTRDAIRRCDVAVVVADATEGITEQELHIIAEIAHLHKGIILAINKWDLVEKDANTASEFAKTIYAELRIYNYIPLLFISALTGQRVFRLLELALHVQAERGREVRTSELNAFLQESIQRYQPPAMDQREIKLNYCTQVKSNPPVFAIFCNHPTSLPRSYRQYLEKNFRARFGFQGVPITFTFRKK
- a CDS encoding CsgG/HfaB family protein, with the translated sequence MNVQTLKRTGIILVSFLAVALATGSAQEKTGGKKRVAVFSFEDKTDHRNHWYWWTGQSVGEGMSDMLITTLVKSGKYRVMERAEMDKLLQEQGLGMSGVVSPQTAAQAGKMLGVELAIIGAVTEFGYKKMSTGGALKKIGIGASVGKQSAVVAADVRFVDISSGEILNAESVRKEKSKTDVGVDVPDLRFESETQFDQSLVGKATREAIDEIVKLLGQQGGGVWSAKVITVKDGNIIINSGKENGVNVGDVFVVVRPGEELIDPDTGESLGASEETVGEIKVTDNNFGGKGRASACMTVKGSGFAAGDIVKEKGKTKD
- a CDS encoding DUF512 domain-containing protein, with the translated sequence MKIISIDPASTGAELGLQPDDELVRINGQRVRDLLDYRFLITADEVELEVKRQGETIIYEIEKDQDDSLGLNFEPLKIRGCGNDCVFCFVDQNPKGMRQSMYFRDEDFRLSFLAGHYVTLSNIANADLRRIVQQRMSPLFISVHATDPAVRKFLLGIDFDDRLLDKITYLTEHGIVLNTQIVLCPEVNDGAVLDKTLKDLAQFHPALRSVAVVPVGLTRHREGLTPIKPVTEAYARQTLRLLDRYAAEFLPQLNTHFIYASDEFYLLARQPLPPMERYDAFDQMENGVGMLRDLLSDFHNRQAGRLPRALAQPAKVTLVTATLAGGFLQENLLPRLAQIKNFTAELVVVENKFYGKSITVTGLLTGQDIYGALAQRDLGAAVFLPKSCLNDNEIFLDDWKLHDLAQRLAVPVVALQNDFSQIFPVLATQNAARPQQEQRRKAEAAIA
- a CDS encoding FecR family protein is translated as MRRQLGFSAIALTAVLLAGGSAEPPAADALGSVSFILGKPEEVTVLRRESARWQPAQLKMPLQSGDQIQTAAEARCEVKLNDGSVVRLGERSHFTFDQAQLTAGNRQVEGSLLSGKLWAWVSKLKWGRDRFDIKSPTAVCAVRGTIYRMEADSTTRVAVYDGQVDIGPTANLRQRLQQPARPVGPPQPVPGPTEIPGPYEVSLDQWIRLVAGFQIEIRDNGRYAKASIDSTAEAGNDWVQWNRQRDRELQR
- a CDS encoding S-layer homology domain-containing protein; translation: MRSTFLRRLTSLFVVALLAGQWACGPKAIKKESVLDTPDNHFSIGMRRLDGGNLAEAKQAFTRAKQLDPKYAEADAGLGLAYAYEGNFDLAMKSVDEALGKNDKSIESRIIKGRITSMRVASLQSDPEKNQEKISDWTKNAVEEFDRALKVNPNSDKALFYKGEAYKTAYQFGPAAEAYSKAIALKGEFAGRADAEYATMQKIQRAAPGTKIGMKIALIPEIDRADLAVLLLEELKLEEVFKKKQQPSYDTGFKAPTDPTKMEQPTAAALPAVTDVANHWAKNWIQDIVRIGGMEAFPDHTFQPDVKITRANYAQTMQSILIAVTGDQSLKTKYFGGQSRFPDMRSDHFAYNAAALMAERGIMNADKITGAFNPDGHISGADALLVIREFQNALRITF